One genomic region from Apodemus sylvaticus chromosome 1, mApoSyl1.1, whole genome shotgun sequence encodes:
- the LOC127684825 gene encoding homeobox protein DTH-1-like, with protein MAEVPSLCPKFQMPSSAPIETRPQRLQEPARNLLFQIHHSPILTPTSPRQSSLSVPERDLHQQEFQGPSRKSGSVVLSEKYGDHQSGPVTSRKGRKEHIVYSKKQKHVLQEHFEKCQSPNQDQSVELAELVGVTPRDIKIWFNNSGAKYKQMTLQNITEALPETNGSSKAVFESTHFPGSIPLVAAEDGEPMCSGTFGEDSIPKL; from the exons atggCCGAAGTTCCCTCCTTgtgtccaaaattccaaatgccttcaagtgcacccatagaaacgagaccccaaaggcttcaagagccTGCAAGGAACTTACTCTTTCAAATACatcacagtcccatattgaccccaacaagtccaaggcaatcaagtctttcagtccctgaaagggacctacatcagcaagagttccaaggaccatcaagaaaatcag gatctgtggtactgtcagagaaatatggtgaccatcaatctggccctgtgacttcaagaaaggggcGGAAGGAAcacattgtgtactccaaaaaacaaaagcacgtgctgcaagaacattttgagaagtgtcagtccccaaaccaggatcaaagtgtggagctggcagagttagttggtgtgacaccgagggacatcaag atctggtttaacaACAGTGGAGCTAAGTACAAGCAGAtgactctccagaatattacagaagctctgccagagaccaatggaagttccaaagctgtttttgaatcaactcactttcctggttccatacctcttgttgctgctgaggatggagagcccatgtgttcaggcacatttggtgaggattccattcccaaactc